In Niveispirillum cyanobacteriorum, the following proteins share a genomic window:
- a CDS encoding ABC-F family ATP-binding cassette domain-containing protein, with protein sequence MAPNNPALISLAGASVHLGSTTLFEGIDVSVARGEKIALVGRNGSGKSTLLKCLAGEIDIDTGERFLQPGARVAYLAQEPDFSKFPTVADFVAGGQAEPMQYRVDAVLEALDLPGDRACATLSGGESRRAALARALVDEPDVLLLDEPTNHLDIPTILWLEKELQQFRGALLLISHDRAFLQNLSKRILWLDRGVLRTTERPFGDFETWRDEIFKEEEAAYHKLDRKIAAELKWMWEGGISARRTRNMGRVRRLQGMRQERADRIKSRQVNFTVSEGDNSGKLVVEAENISKSFQSDAGERVICQNFSTRILRGDKVGLIGPNGAGKSTILKMLIGELSPDSGSIRLGTNLQTIVFDQRRAQLNPNDTLKQVLLPEGGDSIWVGGKPRHISSYLKDFLFDPSMMEQPVRALSGGERNRLLLAKLFAQPSNLMVLDEPTNDLDMDTLDLLEEVLSDYDGTLLLVSHDRDFLDRLVTSTIAVEGDGDVSEYPGGYSDYLIQRKADEPAEAAKAAAKPVAAAPVAPKAKKKLSFKENRELEELPGKMAALEKKIAQLNTKMADPAFYSKDPKGFAKASEDLSAAQGELSAAEERWLELEALKEELEG encoded by the coding sequence ATGGCCCCCAATAACCCCGCCCTCATCTCCCTGGCTGGCGCCTCTGTCCATCTGGGCTCCACCACCCTGTTCGAAGGCATCGATGTTTCGGTGGCGCGGGGGGAGAAGATCGCCCTGGTCGGCCGCAACGGGTCGGGCAAATCCACCTTGCTGAAATGTCTGGCGGGCGAGATCGACATCGACACGGGGGAGCGCTTCCTGCAACCCGGTGCCCGCGTCGCTTATCTGGCGCAGGAGCCTGATTTCTCCAAGTTCCCCACCGTGGCCGATTTCGTGGCCGGAGGTCAGGCCGAACCGATGCAGTACCGCGTCGATGCGGTTCTGGAGGCCCTCGACCTGCCCGGCGACCGTGCCTGCGCCACGCTCTCGGGCGGGGAATCGCGCCGCGCGGCCCTGGCCCGCGCCCTGGTCGACGAACCGGATGTGCTGCTGCTGGATGAGCCGACGAACCATCTCGACATCCCCACCATCCTCTGGCTGGAAAAGGAGTTGCAGCAGTTCCGGGGGGCCTTGCTGCTGATCTCCCACGATCGCGCCTTCTTGCAGAACCTGTCCAAGCGTATCCTGTGGCTGGATCGCGGCGTGCTGCGCACCACCGAACGGCCGTTCGGGGATTTTGAGACCTGGCGGGATGAGATCTTCAAGGAAGAGGAAGCCGCCTATCACAAGCTGGACCGCAAGATCGCGGCAGAGCTGAAATGGATGTGGGAGGGCGGCATCTCCGCCCGGCGCACCCGCAATATGGGCCGCGTCCGCCGGTTGCAGGGCATGCGCCAGGAACGTGCCGACCGCATCAAGTCGCGGCAGGTGAATTTCACCGTCTCCGAAGGCGACAATTCCGGCAAGCTGGTGGTGGAAGCCGAAAACATCTCCAAAAGCTTCCAGAGCGACGCCGGCGAACGGGTGATCTGCCAGAATTTCTCCACCCGCATCCTTAGAGGCGACAAGGTCGGGCTGATCGGCCCGAACGGGGCCGGCAAATCCACGATCCTGAAAATGCTGATCGGCGAACTGTCGCCCGACAGCGGCTCCATCCGCCTGGGCACCAATCTGCAGACCATCGTGTTTGATCAGCGCCGGGCACAGTTGAACCCCAACGACACCCTGAAACAAGTGCTGCTGCCTGAGGGCGGCGACAGCATCTGGGTCGGCGGCAAGCCGCGCCATATTTCCAGCTATCTCAAGGACTTCCTGTTCGATCCCTCCATGATGGAACAGCCGGTGCGGGCCCTGTCGGGCGGAGAGCGTAACCGTCTGCTGCTGGCCAAGCTGTTTGCACAGCCCAGCAACCTGATGGTCCTGGACGAGCCGACCAACGACCTGGACATGGATACGCTGGACCTGCTGGAGGAAGTGCTGTCGGACTATGACGGCACGCTGCTGCTGGTCAGCCACGACCGTGATTTCCTGGACCGGCTGGTCACCAGCACCATCGCGGTTGAGGGCGATGGCGACGTCTCGGAATATCCCGGCGGCTACAGCGACTATCTGATCCAGCGCAAAGCCGACGAACCGGCAGAAGCCGCCAAGGCCGCCGCCAAACCGGTCGCCGCCGCACCGGTGGCGCCTAAGGCCAAGAAGAAACTGTCCTTCAAGGAAAACCGGGAGTTGGAAGAACTGCCGGGCAAGATGGCGGCCCTGGAAAAGAAGATCGCGCAGTTGAACACGAAGATGGCCGACCCCGCCTTCTACAGCAAGGACCCCAAGGGCTTTGCCAAAGCGTCGGAGGATTTGTCGGCGGCGCAGGGCGAGTTGTCAGCGGCAGAGGAACGCTGGCTGGAACTGGAAGCTCTGAAGGAAGAATTGGAGGGGTAA
- a CDS encoding HpcH/HpaI aldolase/citrate lyase family protein → MHIRPRRSALYMPGANARALDKARGLPADVLILDLEDAVAPDAKEQARAQVMAAVHEGGYGSRELVIRVNGLDTPWGHSDLVAAATSGADAVLICKVDSAEGVRQADRVLRAAGAPETLRLWVMMETPRAMLAAGEIAGACARMECLVMGTSDLTKDLNALATRDRLPMVTSLGLCMLAARAYGLTALDGVHVDLDDAEGLAASCRQGRELGFDGKTLIHPKQLDAANEAFAPSVEEVARARRIIAAHADAVAAGKGITLVDGKLIEALHVETARRVVALAEVVGVG, encoded by the coding sequence ATGCATATCCGCCCCCGCCGCTCCGCCCTTTACATGCCCGGTGCCAATGCCCGCGCCTTGGACAAGGCGCGCGGCCTGCCTGCCGACGTCCTGATCCTGGACCTGGAAGACGCGGTGGCGCCGGACGCCAAGGAACAGGCCCGTGCGCAGGTGATGGCGGCAGTGCATGAGGGCGGCTATGGCAGCCGGGAACTGGTGATCCGCGTCAATGGCCTGGACACTCCCTGGGGCCATTCCGATCTGGTGGCCGCCGCCACGTCGGGTGCCGATGCGGTCCTGATCTGCAAGGTGGACAGTGCGGAGGGGGTGCGGCAGGCCGACCGGGTGCTGCGGGCCGCAGGCGCGCCGGAAACCCTGCGCCTGTGGGTCATGATGGAAACGCCGCGCGCCATGCTGGCGGCAGGCGAGATTGCCGGGGCGTGTGCGCGCATGGAATGCCTGGTCATGGGCACGTCGGACCTGACCAAGGATCTGAACGCGCTGGCCACCCGCGACCGGCTGCCCATGGTGACCAGCCTGGGCCTGTGTATGCTGGCCGCCCGTGCCTATGGGTTGACGGCGCTGGATGGCGTGCATGTCGATCTGGATGATGCCGAAGGGCTGGCCGCGTCCTGCCGCCAGGGCCGCGAACTGGGCTTCGATGGCAAGACACTGATCCATCCCAAGCAGTTGGACGCCGCCAACGAAGCCTTCGCACCGTCAGTGGAAGAGGTCGCCCGCGCCCGGCGCATCATCGCGGCCCATGCCGATGCGGTGGCGGCGGGCAAGGGTATCACGCTTGTCGATGGCAAGCTGATTGAGGCGCTGCACGTAGAGACGGCGCGGCGGGTTGTGGCGCTGGCCGAGGTGGTCGGGGTGGGGTGA
- a CDS encoding methyl-accepting chemotaxis protein encodes MRMLRDAKIKTRVLIGFGVLLVLLVVLTGIGVQKVSLINDSLTQINEVNSVKQRYAINFRGSVHDRAIALRDVVLVDPSKIDLVVADIRKLEAAYATSAKAMDEMFAARKDILPEERQILASIKEIEAKTLPGINKVIELRKAGKDADAQELLLSTVRLDLSEWLLRINRFIDKQEKDNGLIGDATRAQARGFSELMLLVCGVCLVLGGGMAWWVVGSLAPLRRLTDAMLRLADGKLDTDIPDNEAANEVGDITGAVQVFKTNAIEADRLRREQAAAEARAEQARKAEMQALAQRFEDEVSAVVAAVGTSSDHIKQSAELLLTTAGNAEERVDTVESSSAQATDNVQAVATAAGQLAASIQEIARQIEDSADRTRRAAEQASHTNSLVDGLSAKADRIGEVLGLISDIASQTNLLALNATIEAARAGEAGKGFAVVASEVKSLASQTARATDDIAQRIAEIQAATGEAVKAIKEIGATVEQVNQISTSIASAVEEQNAATTEIARSARHASNGVETVTMAVVDVREGTAQTGAESKALLTASAELTDHAGALKAQVDRFLASVRAA; translated from the coding sequence ATGCGCATGTTGCGTGATGCCAAGATCAAGACCCGTGTGCTGATCGGTTTCGGGGTGCTCCTGGTGCTGCTGGTCGTGCTGACCGGCATCGGGGTGCAGAAGGTCAGCCTGATCAATGACAGCCTGACCCAGATTAACGAGGTGAACAGCGTCAAGCAGCGCTACGCCATCAATTTCCGCGGCTCTGTGCATGACCGGGCCATCGCGTTGCGCGATGTCGTGCTGGTCGATCCGTCGAAGATTGATCTGGTGGTGGCCGATATCCGCAAGCTGGAAGCCGCCTACGCCACCTCTGCCAAGGCGATGGACGAGATGTTCGCGGCTCGCAAGGACATCCTGCCGGAGGAGCGGCAGATCCTGGCCTCCATCAAGGAGATCGAGGCCAAGACGCTTCCCGGCATCAACAAGGTGATCGAGCTGCGTAAGGCCGGCAAGGACGCGGATGCGCAGGAATTGCTGCTGTCCACGGTGCGTCTTGACCTGTCGGAATGGTTGCTGCGGATCAACCGCTTCATCGACAAGCAGGAAAAGGACAATGGCCTGATCGGCGATGCCACGCGGGCACAGGCGCGCGGCTTTTCAGAGCTGATGTTGCTGGTCTGTGGCGTCTGTCTGGTACTGGGCGGTGGCATGGCCTGGTGGGTCGTGGGCTCGCTGGCCCCGCTGCGCCGCCTGACCGACGCCATGCTGCGGCTGGCCGATGGCAAGCTTGATACCGACATTCCGGATAATGAGGCCGCCAATGAGGTGGGCGACATTACGGGCGCGGTGCAGGTGTTCAAGACCAACGCCATTGAGGCCGACCGGCTGCGCCGCGAACAGGCCGCTGCCGAGGCGCGTGCAGAACAGGCCCGCAAGGCCGAGATGCAGGCCCTTGCCCAGCGGTTTGAGGATGAGGTGAGCGCGGTTGTGGCCGCCGTCGGCACGTCATCCGATCACATCAAGCAGTCGGCCGAACTGCTGCTGACCACCGCCGGCAATGCCGAGGAACGGGTGGACACGGTGGAGTCCTCTTCCGCCCAGGCCACCGACAATGTGCAGGCCGTGGCCACGGCGGCGGGGCAGCTTGCCGCGTCGATCCAGGAAATCGCCCGCCAGATTGAGGATAGTGCCGACCGCACCCGCCGCGCCGCCGAACAGGCCAGCCACACCAACAGCCTTGTCGATGGATTGTCGGCGAAGGCCGACCGCATCGGCGAGGTTCTGGGCCTGATCAGCGACATTGCCAGCCAGACCAACCTGCTGGCGCTGAACGCCACGATCGAGGCGGCGCGGGCGGGAGAAGCCGGCAAAGGCTTTGCCGTCGTCGCGTCGGAGGTGAAGTCGCTGGCCAGCCAGACGGCGCGCGCCACCGATGATATCGCCCAGCGCATCGCGGAAATCCAGGCCGCGACGGGTGAGGCGGTGAAAGCCATCAAGGAAATCGGGGCCACCGTGGAACAGGTGAACCAGATTTCCACCTCCATCGCGTCCGCCGTGGAGGAACAGAACGCCGCCACCACCGAAATCGCCCGCAGCGCCCGCCACGCCTCCAACGGGGTGGAGACGGTGACCATGGCGGTGGTCGATGTGCGCGAGGGCACGGCCCAGACGGGGGCGGAATCAAAAGCACTGCTGACCGCGTCTGCTGAACTGACCGATCATGCCGGGGCCTTGAAGGCGCAGGTGGACCGGTTCCTGGCGTCGGTGCGCGCGGCTTAG
- the pdxY gene encoding pyridoxal kinase PdxY yields the protein MRTILTIQSHVAFGHVGNRAAVFPLERLGFDAIAVNTVQFSNHTGYGAWTGMVLPPDHIADVLKGVEARGAMDGVHAVLTGYMGDAALGDVVLSAVARAKQGKADALYCCDPVMGDVGRGFFVRPGIPEFFRDRAVPQADIITPNQFELEFLTGHTVTDLSSALSATKAARKLGPRWVMVTSLTRSDAPDDSIEMLLDGPDGAFLVATPRLDLSPMPNGAGDCVAALFLAKFLETGDGQLALSHAASAIYAVFRATRDAGQRELQIIAAQDQLVHPSRFFSASRVD from the coding sequence GTGCGGACCATCCTGACCATCCAGTCCCATGTCGCCTTTGGCCATGTCGGCAACCGGGCTGCCGTTTTCCCCTTGGAACGGCTGGGCTTTGATGCCATCGCCGTTAATACGGTGCAATTCTCCAACCATACCGGCTATGGCGCCTGGACGGGCATGGTCCTGCCGCCCGACCATATCGCCGATGTGTTAAAGGGGGTGGAGGCGCGCGGAGCCATGGATGGCGTGCATGCCGTCCTGACCGGCTATATGGGCGATGCGGCGCTGGGCGATGTCGTCCTATCGGCGGTGGCACGGGCCAAACAGGGCAAGGCGGATGCGCTCTATTGCTGTGACCCCGTCATGGGCGATGTCGGGCGCGGGTTTTTTGTGCGACCCGGCATCCCGGAATTCTTCCGCGACCGCGCCGTGCCCCAGGCCGACATCATCACACCCAACCAGTTTGAGCTGGAATTCCTGACCGGCCACACCGTCACCGACCTGTCATCGGCCCTGTCGGCCACCAAGGCAGCCCGGAAATTGGGGCCCCGCTGGGTGATGGTGACCAGCCTGACGCGAAGCGACGCGCCCGATGACAGTATCGAAATGCTGCTGGACGGGCCGGATGGCGCCTTCCTGGTTGCCACCCCGCGCCTGGACCTGTCACCCATGCCCAACGGGGCCGGTGACTGTGTCGCTGCCCTGTTCCTGGCCAAGTTCCTGGAAACCGGCGACGGGCAGTTGGCGCTGTCGCATGCGGCATCGGCCATCTATGCTGTATTCCGCGCCACGCGCGACGCCGGGCAGCGGGAATTGCAGATCATCGCCGCACAAGACCAGCTTGTTCACCCTTCCCGCTTTTTCAGCGCCAGCCGTGTGGACTGA
- a CDS encoding Rid family hydrolase gives MMKRGFALALLACGLSCLPALAGARNEATVIMPDDERVKALFTEWGFSDAVVTGDTVYLSGVVAALRPGETDLKLAYTRAMDRLGIILGRAGVTWDDVVEMTTYHTDIPGQMPAFKEVKHLYVKAPFPAWTAIGITRLVPDNGITEIKLVAKLPKKKDGSGTP, from the coding sequence ATGATGAAACGCGGTTTTGCCCTGGCCCTGCTGGCCTGCGGACTGTCGTGCCTGCCAGCCCTGGCCGGTGCTCGGAATGAAGCCACCGTGATCATGCCCGATGATGAACGGGTGAAGGCCCTGTTCACGGAATGGGGTTTTTCCGACGCCGTGGTGACGGGCGACACGGTCTATCTGTCGGGCGTGGTGGCGGCCCTGCGCCCCGGTGAAACCGACCTGAAGCTGGCCTACACCCGCGCCATGGACCGGTTGGGCATCATCCTGGGCCGGGCGGGCGTCACCTGGGACGATGTGGTGGAGATGACCACCTACCACACGGATATTCCCGGCCAGATGCCGGCCTTCAAGGAAGTGAAGCACCTTTACGTCAAGGCGCCGTTCCCCGCCTGGACCGCCATCGGCATCACCCGTCTGGTGCCCGACAACGGCATTACGGAGATTAAGCTGGTGGCGAAACTGCCAAAGAAAAAGGACGGATCAGGAACACCCTGA
- a CDS encoding TonB-dependent receptor yields the protein MRTDKALVWLVAAVIGSAVAAAPAMAQQAPTADSSAHDRVEEIIVTASPIGAKRFDILQGTSSLSGEALDRALSTTLGEALDKLPGLSQTAFGSGASRPIIRGQGGDRIRILSGGIGSIDASSTSPDHAPALDLATAKRVEVVRGPVTLLYGNNAVGGVINVLDGRIPIAEPKDGVDGFARIGVGSNADERSLAAGIDARLDGPFVLHLDGFYRQADDYKVPGFLESKVLREEEDHEHEGEEEEAKGRVDNSDLTQKGATAGLSYLGDWGFLGVSASRFDSNYGVPAGHSHEGEEGEAEEGPVRIDLGQTRLDLMGEVNQPYGIFETTRVRFGWADYEHKELEGGETGTRFLNKGWEGRIEMVQRAMGNLSGAVGVQASSRNFEAIGDEAFLPPSDTDQMGVFTLQRLDLAPFALEGGVRLERQNVTAGSVDFDRDFTTVSVSAGASRQLGDGWMTGVTLSRTQRAPNAEELLSDGAHLATSTYERGDGTLGKETGLGVEATLKKSGGPVTGSVNLFLTDYDKYIYERLTGAEEEGLPVAQFSATDARFWGFEVEAETTVLRNDQVTVTLDGGVDYVRATDRDNDTPLPRIPALSARAGLGFELATVAARFEGVWTDKQKRIADYELPTNDSMVFNASLDWHPIADRDITLLMELRNLTNEEVRLATSFLKDVLPQPGRDFRLSLRAGF from the coding sequence ATGCGGACGGACAAGGCGCTTGTTTGGCTGGTGGCGGCGGTGATAGGCAGCGCGGTGGCGGCAGCGCCCGCCATGGCGCAACAGGCACCCACGGCGGACAGTTCGGCCCATGACCGGGTGGAGGAGATCATCGTCACCGCCTCGCCCATCGGGGCCAAGCGGTTCGATATCCTGCAAGGCACGTCCAGCCTGTCGGGTGAGGCGCTGGACAGGGCGCTGTCGACCACGCTGGGCGAGGCGCTGGACAAGCTGCCGGGCCTGTCGCAGACGGCGTTCGGGTCAGGCGCGTCGCGGCCCATCATCCGGGGTCAGGGCGGCGACCGTATCCGCATACTGTCGGGCGGTATCGGCAGCATCGATGCCAGCAGCACCAGCCCCGATCATGCCCCGGCCCTGGACCTGGCCACCGCCAAGCGGGTGGAGGTGGTGCGTGGTCCGGTCACGCTTCTGTACGGCAATAACGCCGTGGGCGGCGTGATCAACGTCCTGGATGGCCGCATCCCGATTGCCGAACCGAAGGACGGGGTTGATGGCTTTGCCCGCATCGGCGTGGGCAGCAATGCCGATGAACGGTCCCTGGCCGCCGGCATTGATGCCCGGCTGGATGGGCCGTTCGTGCTGCATCTGGATGGGTTCTACCGCCAAGCGGACGACTACAAAGTGCCGGGCTTCCTGGAATCCAAGGTCCTTCGCGAAGAGGAGGATCATGAGCATGAAGGGGAGGAGGAAGAGGCCAAGGGCCGGGTCGATAACAGCGATCTGACCCAGAAGGGCGCGACTGCCGGCCTGTCCTACCTGGGGGACTGGGGCTTCCTGGGCGTGTCGGCCAGCCGGTTCGACAGCAATTACGGCGTTCCCGCCGGCCATAGCCATGAGGGCGAGGAAGGCGAGGCAGAGGAAGGCCCCGTGCGCATCGATCTGGGCCAGACGCGCCTGGATCTGATGGGCGAGGTCAACCAGCCCTATGGCATCTTTGAGACGACGCGCGTGCGTTTTGGCTGGGCGGATTACGAGCATAAGGAGCTGGAAGGCGGCGAGACGGGCACCCGCTTCCTGAACAAGGGCTGGGAAGGCCGCATCGAGATGGTGCAGCGCGCCATGGGCAACCTGTCAGGCGCCGTCGGCGTCCAGGCCAGCAGCCGCAACTTCGAAGCCATCGGGGATGAAGCCTTCCTGCCGCCCAGCGATACCGACCAGATGGGTGTCTTCACGCTGCAACGCCTGGACCTGGCGCCCTTTGCTCTGGAAGGCGGGGTGCGGCTGGAGCGGCAGAATGTGACGGCGGGCAGTGTCGATTTCGACCGCGATTTCACCACCGTTTCCGTGTCGGCGGGCGCGTCGCGGCAGTTGGGTGATGGCTGGATGACGGGCGTCACCCTGTCACGCACCCAGCGGGCGCCCAATGCCGAAGAACTGCTGTCCGATGGCGCCCATCTGGCCACCAGCACCTATGAGCGGGGCGACGGCACGTTGGGCAAGGAGACGGGCCTGGGCGTGGAAGCGACCCTGAAGAAATCCGGCGGGCCGGTGACGGGGTCGGTCAACCTGTTCCTGACTGATTACGACAAGTACATCTATGAACGCCTGACGGGGGCGGAGGAGGAGGGGCTGCCGGTCGCCCAGTTCTCCGCCACCGATGCCCGCTTCTGGGGCTTTGAGGTGGAGGCCGAGACGACGGTCCTGCGCAACGATCAGGTGACGGTGACGCTGGATGGCGGCGTGGATTATGTCCGTGCCACCGACCGCGACAATGACACGCCCCTGCCGCGCATCCCGGCCCTGTCGGCCCGTGCCGGCCTGGGCTTTGAGCTGGCGACGGTGGCGGCGCGGTTCGAAGGCGTGTGGACCGACAAGCAGAAGCGCATCGCCGATTACGAGCTGCCGACCAACGATTCGATGGTGTTCAACGCCTCGTTGGACTGGCACCCCATTGCCGACCGCGACATCACCCTGCTGATGGAACTGCGCAACCTGACGAATGAGGAGGTGCGGCTGGCCACTTCCTTCCTGAAGGATGTGCTGCCGCAGCCGGGCCGCGACTTCCGCCTGTCGCTGCGCGCCGGGTTCTGA
- a CDS encoding cobalamin biosynthesis protein CobD/CbiB, producing MLLPYSGGVDTLLLLVIALIVDACIGDSPLLRRFLPGPADLVARAVVQFDRRLNRIDRTDGVRGARGSLVTILLLALGILVGFCLSVLVRHVPAGGFLELIILVRCLTLRLPWGAMSRTVSALEAGETEAARQAVGPLTDRQLWSLDDHGIVRAGAEGAARALTHGVVAPALFYALFGLAGLLVWAALDGTARIIGHDTPRHARFGALARRLTSWVGFPAALIAALVLLLAASFVPRARAASGLRDVRGAKGHPMGADALPIAAFAGVLDLSVAGPRREGDRVVKEPWLGNGRARATPRDLRAGMALYAISALIAAGLVVGMGLLVAG from the coding sequence ATGCTGCTGCCCTATTCCGGTGGGGTTGATACCCTGCTGCTGCTGGTCATTGCCCTGATCGTCGATGCCTGCATCGGTGACAGCCCATTACTGCGCCGGTTTTTACCGGGGCCGGCCGATCTGGTGGCGCGCGCGGTGGTGCAGTTCGACCGGCGGCTGAACCGGATCGACCGGACGGACGGGGTGCGCGGGGCGCGCGGCTCTCTGGTCACAATCCTGCTGCTGGCGCTGGGCATCCTGGTTGGGTTCTGCCTGTCGGTCCTGGTGCGGCATGTGCCGGCGGGGGGCTTTCTGGAATTGATCATCCTGGTGCGCTGCCTGACGCTGCGCCTGCCCTGGGGTGCCATGTCACGCACGGTATCGGCGCTGGAGGCGGGGGAGACGGAGGCGGCACGTCAGGCCGTTGGCCCCCTGACCGACCGGCAACTCTGGAGCCTGGACGATCACGGCATCGTGCGGGCCGGGGCGGAGGGGGCGGCGCGTGCCCTGACTCACGGCGTGGTGGCGCCGGCTTTGTTCTATGCCCTGTTTGGGCTGGCGGGCCTGCTGGTCTGGGCGGCGTTGGATGGGACGGCGCGCATCATCGGCCATGACACGCCGCGCCATGCCCGGTTTGGGGCGCTGGCCCGGCGGTTGACCTCCTGGGTTGGGTTTCCGGCCGCCCTGATCGCGGCCCTGGTATTGTTGCTGGCGGCGTCCTTCGTGCCGCGCGCCCGTGCGGCGTCGGGCCTGCGCGATGTGCGCGGGGCCAAGGGGCACCCGATGGGGGCCGACGCCCTGCCCATCGCCGCCTTTGCCGGCGTTCTGGACCTGTCGGTCGCCGGCCCCCGGCGGGAAGGGGACAGGGTGGTCAAGGAGCCCTGGCTGGGCAATGGCCGCGCGAGGGCCACGCCGCGCGACCTGCGCGCCGGCATGGCGCTCTACGCCATCAGCGCCTTGATTGCCGCGGGGCTGGTGGTGGGGATGGGGCTGCTGGTGGCAGGGTGA
- a CDS encoding heme biosynthesis protein HemY: MRKSLIFFLKIGILVAAAVWLAQRPGRVTIEWLEHVVEMPVGIGAILVLLAAWIAASIARLWRILRNGPGAFGRSRNARRREGGFRALAQGWVAASAGDADIATKSAKAAEKLLREPSLTLPLSARAAELRGDAVASASAYKAMLSKPATELAARRALLTQAMERGDRPAALDHARRALELRPKADWPAKALAELEAGGGNWLEADAALVKAQKVKALPKDDAGHRRAALLIEEARKAMATGRPDQALQSAQAAFDLDPARVPAATLLARLLAKAGKHAKAVKVLEQAWRQSPHPDLAKVWGEASADQNPLTLVKRYEALVALKPGQADAHFALAEAAINAKLWGVARSHLDKVRELAPTTRAYRRLADVARAEKGEGPEVQAFLNQAMSAPADPRWRCTSCGTSHSDWHAVCDECGAVDAITWPKVGKA, encoded by the coding sequence ATGCGTAAATCCCTGATATTCTTCCTGAAGATCGGCATTCTGGTGGCGGCTGCCGTCTGGCTGGCGCAGCGTCCGGGCCGGGTGACGATTGAATGGCTGGAGCATGTGGTGGAGATGCCGGTGGGCATCGGCGCCATCCTGGTCCTGCTGGCCGCCTGGATTGCCGCCAGCATCGCACGGCTGTGGCGCATCCTGCGCAACGGGCCGGGCGCCTTTGGCCGCAGCCGCAATGCGCGCCGGCGTGAGGGTGGGTTCCGTGCCCTGGCCCAGGGCTGGGTCGCGGCATCGGCGGGTGATGCCGACATTGCCACCAAATCCGCGAAGGCCGCAGAAAAGCTGCTGCGTGAACCGTCGCTGACCCTGCCGCTGTCGGCCCGTGCCGCAGAGTTACGCGGCGATGCGGTGGCGTCGGCGTCGGCCTACAAGGCCATGCTGAGCAAGCCCGCGACGGAGTTGGCGGCACGGCGTGCCCTGCTGACCCAGGCCATGGAGCGGGGGGACCGCCCGGCAGCCCTGGACCATGCCCGCCGCGCGCTGGAATTGCGGCCCAAGGCCGACTGGCCGGCCAAGGCGCTGGCGGAGCTGGAGGCAGGCGGTGGCAACTGGCTGGAAGCCGATGCCGCCCTGGTCAAGGCGCAGAAGGTCAAAGCCCTGCCCAAGGATGATGCCGGCCATCGCCGCGCCGCCCTGCTGATTGAAGAGGCGCGCAAGGCCATGGCCACGGGGCGGCCCGATCAGGCCCTGCAATCGGCCCAGGCAGCGTTCGATCTGGACCCCGCACGGGTGCCGGCGGCAACGCTGCTGGCGCGCCTGCTGGCCAAGGCGGGCAAACATGCCAAGGCCGTGAAGGTGCTGGAACAGGCGTGGCGGCAATCGCCGCACCCCGATCTGGCCAAGGTCTGGGGCGAGGCGTCGGCGGACCAGAACCCGCTGACGCTGGTCAAGCGCTATGAGGCGCTGGTGGCGTTGAAGCCCGGTCAGGCGGACGCGCATTTCGCCCTGGCCGAGGCGGCAATCAACGCCAAGCTTTGGGGTGTGGCGCGGTCGCATCTCGACAAGGTTCGCGAACTGGCCCCGACCACCCGCGCCTATCGCCGGCTGGCCGATGTGGCGCGGGCGGAAAAGGGTGAGGGGCCGGAGGTCCAGGCCTTCCTGAACCAGGCCATGTCGGCGCCTGCCGATCCCCGCTGGCGCTGTACCAGTTGCGGCACCAGCCATAGCGACTGGCACGCCGTGTGTGATGAATGCGGGGCGGTGGATGCCATTACGTGGCCGAAGGTGGGGAAGGCTTAA